In the genome of Leguminivora glycinivorella isolate SPB_JAAS2020 chromosome 21, LegGlyc_1.1, whole genome shotgun sequence, one region contains:
- the LOC125237491 gene encoding neuronal acetylcholine receptor subunit beta-3-like — protein sequence MNLYAFIILSVLSLGFCEECRLNSRTPEMETERKLKEKLTKCYSEILKPPINKDSNSVVVKIAYLLQSFNFDSEEEILTLYSWNYFDWQDDRLTWKPEDYKDIKWIQVSSFDIWSPGLKLINTADADDFDFFYTKCRVNSTGYIRCVIRTEHKVFCASDLTNWPYDTKSCTLQFDQWRPQETKVLFSLSHINFVMEAYQNAGWMIARDKVFKNLNTGIQSAVKFHFVRLAEGLEAIIVVPAFVLSVLTVTGLLLDYRGMNRLGILCMTIISHFLFSNVIADNVPKHSANTPVILSFISCSTIITVICFVLSFCFKYLGKKKTQPPTWIISCNDFVLDGYGNYGVLTKWEVTEQYPEMKQNVEWVHFISISNSVCIFVVVITYIYLLSEYIPKKPVFSFVFDIA from the coding sequence ATGAATCTGTACGCATTCATAATACTCTCCGTCTTAAGCCTCGGATTTTGCGAAGAATGCCGCTTAAATTCCCGAACACCAGAAATGGAAACTGAAAGGAAATTGAAGGAAAAGCTCACTAAGTGCTACTCCGAAATTTTGAAACCCCCGATCAACAAGGACTCAAACAGCGTAGTTGTGAAAATAGCCTATTTACTCCAATCCTTCAATTTCGATTCTGAAGAAGAAATACTGACTTTATACAGCTGGAACTATTTCGACTGGCAAGACGATAGATTAACGTGGAAGCCTGAGGATTACAAGGATATAAAGTGGATTCAAGTTTCAAGTTTTGACATTTGGAGTCCGGGACTGAAGCTGATCAATACGGCAGACGCCGATGATTTTGACTTCTTCTACACAAAATGCAGGGTGAACAGCACAGGATACATCAGGTGCGTTATCCGAACAGAACACAAAGTCTTCTGCGCTTCTGATTTAACCAATTGGCCCTATGACACAAAGAGTTGCACGCTGCAGTTTGACCAGTGGAGACCTCAGGAAACTAAAGTGTTATTCAGTTTAAGCCATATCAATTTTGTGATGGAGGCGTATCAAAATGCTGGATGGATGATCGCTCGCGACAAAGTCTTCAAGAATTTGAACACAGGAATACAGTCTGCCGTTAAGTTCCATTTTGTAAGACTCGCAGAAGGCTTAGAAGCTATTATAGTGGTTCCAGCTTTTGTGCTAAGCGTGTTAACTGTGACAGGTCTCCTGTTGGACTATAGAGGCATGAACCGATTAGGGATTTTATGTATGACTATAATCAGCCATTTCCTTTTCTCTAACGTAATAGCCGACAACGTCCCTAAACATAGCGCTAATACTCCTGTCATATTATCGTTCATAAGCTGTTCTACTATTATAACTGTCATTTGTTTTGTATTATCATTTTGCTTTAAATATCTAGGAAAGAAGAAAACTCAACCACCCACGTGGATAATTTCTTGTAATGACTTTGTATTAGATGGTTATGGCAATTATGGAGTATTAACAAAATGGGAAGTGACTGAACAATATCCGGAAATGAAACAGAATGTAGAGTGGGTTCACTTTATTAGTATTTCTAATAGTGTCTGTATATTTGTAGTGGTAATTACTTACATTTACTTGCTGTCAGAGTATATCCCAAAAAAGCCAGTTTTCTCATTCGTTTTTGATATAGCTTAA
- the LOC125237544 gene encoding neuronal acetylcholine receptor subunit alpha-3-like translates to MNLYAFITLSVLSLGFCEECRLNIRSPEMEPKRKLKKKLNSYPEILKPPTNNGSNILVVTMYYVVQYYNFDSEEEILTLTTFNKFFWQDGRFTWKPEDYERVKWFYVSRFDVWTPRLKLVNTADADSELFFTKCGMSYTGYIRCTKETEHKVFCVSDLTNWPYDTKSCTLQFDQWRPQETKLFFNLSQIHYRTNRSYLNAGWMITRKKVFRDLNTGIQLTVKFHFERLAEGLEAIILVPAFVLSVLTVIGLLLDYRDMNRLGILSMTIISHFLFSNVIADHVPKHSANTPVILSFISCSTIITVICFVLSFFFKYLGKKKTHPPMWIISCNDFVLDGYGKYGVLTRWEVTEQDPEMKQNVEWVHFISISNSVCIFVMVITYIYLLSEYIPKKPVLSFVFDIA, encoded by the exons ATGAATCTGTACGCGTTCATAACACTCTCCGTCTTAAGTCTCGGCTTTTGCGAAGAATGTCGCTTAAATATCCGATCACCAGAAATGGAACCTAAAAGGAAATTGAAGAAAAAGCTAAATAGCTACCCAGAGATTTTGAAGCCCCCGACCAACAACGGCTCAAACATATTAGTTGTGACAATGTACTACGTAGTGcaatattataattttgattCTGAAGAAGAAATACTCACTTTAACCACCTTCAACAAATTCTTCTGGCAAGACGGTAGATTTACTTGGAAGCCTGAGGATTACGAGCGTGTAAAGTGGTTTTATGTTTCAAGGTTTGATGTTTGGACTCCGAGGCTAAAGCTTGTCAATACGGCAGACGCTGATTCTGAATTATTCTTCACCAAATGCGGTATGAGCTACACAGGCTACATAAGGTGCACCAAAGAGACAGAACACAA agtctTCTGCGTTTCTGACTTAACCAATTGGCCTTATGACACAAAGAGTTGCACGCTGCAGTTTGACCAGTGGAGACCTCAGGAAACCAAATTGTTCTTCAACTTAAGTCAAATCCATTATAGAACGAATAGGTCGTATTTAAATGCTGGATGGATGATCACTCGCAAAAAGGTTTTCAGGGATTTGAACACAGGAATCCAGCTTACCGTTAAGTTCCATTTTGAAAGACTCGCAGAAGGCTTAGAAGCTATTATATTGGTTCCAGCTTTTGTGCTAAGCGTGTTAACTGTGATAGGTCTCCTGTTGGACTATAGAGACATGAACCGATTAGGGATTTTAAGTATGACTATAATCAGCCATTTCCTTTTCTCTAACGTAATAGCTGACCACGTCCCTAAACATAGTGCTAATACTCCTGTCATATTATCGTTCATAAGCTGTTCTACTATTATAACTGTAATTTGTTTTGTATTatcatttttctttaaatatctGGGAAAGAAGAAAACTCACCCACCTATGTGGATAATTTCTTGTAATGACTTTGTATTAGATGGTTATGGCAAATATGGAGTATTAACAAGATGGGAAGTGACTGAACAAGATCCGGAAATGAAACAGAATGTAGAGTGGGTTCACTTTATTAGTATTTCTAATAGTGTCTGTATATTTGTAATGGTAATTACTTACATTTACTTGCTGTCAGAGTATATCCCAAAAAAGCCAGTTCTCTCATTCGTTTTTGATATAGCTTAA
- the LOC125237442 gene encoding neuronal acetylcholine receptor subunit alpha-4-like has product MPLLQRVKSSLLLNMASYTYIFVLATVINISYCQNCAMESLWPSEIPVEARLKTKLLDCYDFSESPNSNTTNRVEVEVAYIIQMLQFDVHEEVLTIYSWNIFQWDDARLKWDPDDNKGIKSTVLNFYEIWTPELKIKNYEISEPDSLIHIYDCLVNNTGRVKCIQANVHNVMCSNAMRDWPFDRKHCVLKIDDGSWTQSEANIVFTKLRFLSFEGAYTAWRLVYSQEHLNLTGEYQASIEFGLERVAEGLEAAIIVPAFVMSVLTIITFLMDVKGNMRLGILCGSLYSHYLFIAQVNQCIPKQSIDTPKILLFIIGSMTLTLIFTVLALILKYFCSRKFSPPVLITSFNSFVLNSYGEYLVFPRWSGTNTNKTVLDSLSQQTEWFDFLILLTALLSLFVL; this is encoded by the coding sequence ATGCCATTACTACAACGAGTAAAAAGCAGTTTGCTACTAAACATGGCTTCGTACACATACATTTTTGTACTAGCCACAGTTATTAACATTAGTTATTGCCAAAACTGTGCCATGGAGTCCTTGTGGCCATCAGAAATTCCCGTCGAAGCGAGACTGAAAACAAAATTACTTGATTGTTACGATTTTAGTGAATCGCCAAATAGTAATACAACGAACCGTGTGGAAGTAGAAGTGGCTTACATTATACAGATGTTACAATTTGATGTTCATGAAGAAGTACTTACTATCTACAGCTGGAACATCTTTCAATGGGACGACGCTCGATTGAAGTGGGATCCAGACGATAATAAAGGTATTAAGAGTACAGTTCTAAATTTTTATGAAATCTGGACTCCAgaattaaaaatcaaaaactATGAGATTTCAGAACCCGACAGTTTAATACATATCTATGATTGCTTAGTGAATAATACTGGACGTGTGAAATGTATACAAGCTAATGTACATAATGTCATGTGCAGTAATGCAATGAGAGATTGGCCGTTCGACAGAAAACATTGCGTTTTAAAGATAGATGATGGCTCATGGACGCAGAGCGAAGCAAACATTGTGTTTACAAAACTTAGGTTTTTGTCTTTTGAAGGTGCGTACACTGCCTGGAGACTGGTATATTCACAAGAACACTTAAATTTAACTGGAGAATATCAAGCTTCTATAGAATTTGGCTTAGAAAGAGTAGCAGAAGGGCTGGAAGCAGCTATAATAGTCCCAGCTTTTGTGATGTCTGTGCTGACAATCATAACATTTCTTATGGATGTGAAGGGAAACATGCGCTTAGGGATTTTGTGTGGCAGTTTGTACagccattatttatttatagctcAAGTCAACCAATGTATCCCGAAGCAGAGCATCGATACtcctaaaattttactttttattatagGTTCTATGACATTGACTTTGATTTTTACTGTGTTAGCattgattttgaaatatttttgctCGCGTAAATTTTCTCCACCtgttttaattacttcattTAATTCGTTTGTTCTTAATAGTTACGGTGAGTACTTGGTGTTCCCAAGGTGGAGTGGTACCAATACTAACAAAACTGTCTTGGACTCATTAAGTCAACAAACTGAATGGTTTGATTTTCTAATATTATTAACAGCGTTGCTTTCATTGTTTgtgttataa
- the LOC125237443 gene encoding neuronal acetylcholine receptor subunit beta-3-like, with product MFSERVLLIFLAILYPTFAQDCVMLVTKEDAWDKKLHMDKMKDYHFRQPPKNQSCVPVKVHFQLKTFAFDEYADRFTAKMWTRMIWRDERLIWSPEDYGGIKKMIVLPTDIWTPSLKLLNSVEPDYFSMEIEECVVQNNGEVMCVPELIYESFCIAKLRDWPFDVQNCTLQFGDGERLTTSRFSFKGKAMSLGLAEYGNGWYIMMNNFKENPNSDVQLSITLTMERQASGIIVVLTGPCFVLSILNITSILLTVNDYIRLGFSCFSLIGHFTFLFFIDEFLPKHSGDTPVILFFIRDSIILTITSVLFTLVLSKIVKRKTVPFDWVSLVSNKVFFSFGRYLILPRWRVDPDAKDTNNVNNKEIWMNVANILNSAYLVVVIIVYIILFNAYMPKQPPAEY from the coding sequence ATGTTCTCGGAAAGAGTCCTACTAATATTCCTCGCCATACTTTATCCCACGTTTGCACAAGATTGCGTGATGTTGGTAACAAAAGAAGACGCATGGGACAAGAAACTACACATGGATAAAATGAAAGACTATCACTTCAGACAGCCGCCGAAAAACCAGTCTTGTGTTCCAGTCAAAGTGCATTTCCAATTAAAGACATTCGCTTTTGATGAATATGCAGACAGGTTCACAGCTAAAATGTGGACTCGGATGATCTGGAGAGACGAACGCCTCATCTGGTCGCCAGAAGACTACggaggaataaaaaaaatgatcgTGCTCCCAACGGATATTTGGACGCCTTCTTTAAAGCTTCTTAACAGCGTCGAACCGGACTACTTTTCTATGGAAATAGAAGAATGCGTCGTCCAAAATAACGGAGAAGTTATGTGTGTTCCGGAACTAATTTATGAATCATTTTGCATTGCTAAATTAAGAGATTGGCCGTTCGACGTTCAGAATTGTACCCTCCAGTTCGGAGATGGTGAGAGACTTACTACTTCCCGATTTAGTTTTAAAGGAAAAGCTATGTCGCTTGGTCTTGCAGAATATGGTAATGGTTGGTACATAATGATGAATAACTTTAAGGAAAACCCGAATTCAGACGTACAGTTGTCCATTACATTGACAATGGAGAGACAAGCGTCTGGTATAATTGTTGTATTGACAGGTCCCTGTTTCGTCCTTTCTATATTGAATATAACATCTATTCTATTGACTGTAAATGATTATATCCGCTTGGGATTTTCGTGTTTTAGTCTAATAGGTCATTTTACATTCTTGTTTTTTATTGACGAGTTTTTACCAAAGCACAGTGGTGACACCCCTGTCATTTTATTCTTCATCCGTGATTCAATAATCTTGACAATAACTTCAGTGCTTTTCACTCTTGTTTTAAGCAAAATTGTTAAAAGAAAAACTGTGCCGTTTGATTGGGTATCTTTAGTAtcaaataaagtattttttagCTTTGGTCGATACTTGATTTTACCAAGATGGAGAGTAGATCCTGATGCTAAAGAtactaataatgtaaacaataaaGAGATTTGGATGAACGTGGCTAATATTTTGAACAGTGCTTATCTAGTTGTAGTCATTATTGTATATATAATTTTGTTTAATGCTTACATGCCTAAACAACCACCGGCTGAATATTGA